In a genomic window of Sinorhizobium meliloti:
- a CDS encoding sodium:calcium antiporter: protein MLDFAGLGLWLNLAIFAGAAVAVWMAGVRITGYANAISEKTGVGQAFIGVVLLGGITSLPELAVGVTSSLSGDASLAVNSILGGIAMQVAILALADMLIGRQALTSVIPDPVVMLQGGFKILLLSIVAASIVVGDVPVLFSGVWMWLLAAVTGFGMWVLSRSKRDKPWIANDEEVTPEKEEERARKEAEDSKKKSLREVGWATAGCGAVIIVAGYLLSRSGDAIAEATGLGQSFIGAVLVAIATSLPEVSTVFSATRAGLYTMAMSDIFGTNLIDLFLLFIVDITGGADAVMNGAGRFEAFAALIAITVTAIFFIGLVERRDRTIFRMGYDSFAVLSVYLAGLVVLYFLRDTGGGGG from the coding sequence ATGCTTGACTTCGCCGGCCTCGGACTTTGGCTGAATCTCGCGATTTTCGCGGGGGCGGCCGTGGCAGTCTGGATGGCTGGCGTCAGGATCACCGGCTATGCCAATGCGATCAGCGAGAAGACGGGCGTAGGCCAGGCCTTCATCGGCGTCGTGCTTCTCGGCGGCATCACTTCGCTCCCGGAGCTGGCGGTAGGCGTGACCTCGTCGCTCAGCGGTGATGCCAGTCTCGCGGTCAACAGCATCCTGGGCGGCATCGCCATGCAGGTGGCGATCCTTGCCCTTGCCGACATGCTGATCGGCCGCCAGGCACTGACTTCGGTCATTCCCGACCCGGTCGTCATGCTGCAGGGCGGCTTCAAGATCCTTCTCCTGTCGATCGTCGCCGCCTCGATCGTGGTGGGGGACGTGCCGGTGCTTTTCTCGGGCGTGTGGATGTGGTTGCTTGCAGCGGTCACGGGCTTCGGCATGTGGGTCTTGTCACGCTCGAAGCGCGACAAGCCCTGGATCGCGAATGACGAGGAGGTTACGCCCGAAAAGGAGGAAGAGAGGGCGCGGAAGGAGGCCGAAGACAGCAAGAAGAAATCGCTGCGCGAGGTGGGCTGGGCGACTGCCGGCTGCGGCGCCGTCATCATCGTCGCGGGCTATCTGCTGTCGCGTTCGGGAGATGCGATCGCCGAAGCGACCGGACTCGGCCAGAGCTTCATCGGCGCGGTCCTCGTGGCGATTGCGACGTCGCTGCCGGAAGTCAGCACGGTGTTCAGCGCCACGCGTGCCGGCCTCTATACCATGGCCATGTCGGATATCTTCGGTACGAACCTCATTGATCTCTTCCTTCTTTTCATCGTCGATATCACCGGAGGTGCCGACGCGGTGATGAACGGCGCCGGGCGCTTCGAAGCCTTTGCAGCGCTGATCGCGATCACGGTCACGGCGATCTTCTTCATCGGGCTGGTCGAACGGCGCGACCGGACGATCTTCAGGATGGGTTACGACTCCTTCGCGGTCCTCAGCGTTTACCTGGCGGGGCTGGTCGTCCTCTATTTCCTGCGCGACACTGGCGGTGGAGGCGGATGA
- a CDS encoding DUF2231 domain-containing protein yields the protein MNLNSASTAATVTTPVHSLLVPFPVVCFTLALLTDIAFWQTGHIMWQNFSAWLLFAGIIAGVIAGVAGVLEFLFRRERRRQGAVWLHVIGYVLVLGLAFVNNLVHAADGWTAVVPYGLILSAATVLLTILFALLGRATLYRQSGVSGYE from the coding sequence ATGAATCTAAATTCCGCATCGACTGCCGCGACCGTCACCACCCCGGTCCATTCGTTGCTCGTGCCGTTTCCGGTCGTCTGTTTTACGCTCGCCCTTCTGACCGATATCGCCTTCTGGCAGACGGGACATATCATGTGGCAGAACTTCTCCGCTTGGCTGCTCTTTGCCGGCATCATTGCCGGCGTGATTGCTGGCGTGGCCGGTGTATTGGAGTTCCTGTTTCGAAGGGAGCGGCGTAGGCAAGGGGCGGTTTGGCTCCATGTAATCGGCTACGTCCTCGTCCTCGGTCTCGCCTTCGTCAACAACCTCGTCCATGCCGCCGATGGCTGGACGGCTGTGGTACCCTACGGGTTGATCCTCTCCGCGGCGACGGTGCTTCTGACGATCCTCTTCGCTTTGCTTGGCCGCGCCACCCTCTACAGGCAATCCGGAGTGAGCGGTTATGAATAG
- a CDS encoding PQQ-dependent sugar dehydrogenase yields the protein MNSSAFFRARFLIGTGVLLLALAGCSDDGADFDVSQQIGPDPVLPEPTSELMPDMKIAEVVGWQDGTTPSVPDNLVIAAYAKDLANPRTVHTLPNDDVLVVQSREPSGKPIERPKDMIRGWIMSMTHGGGAGPQKESNLITLLRDTDRDGTVDERHDLLTGLNSPFGVAWHDGTLYVAAADAILAYPYQLGQAEITGEPRVLTPLPGGPINHHWTKDLALSPDGRYLYASVGSNSNVAERGLEAEKGRAAIWQVDRETGAARVFASGLRNPNGLIFHPETGVLWTVVNERDELGPNLVPDYMTSVQEGAFYGWPWSYYGAHVDERVHPPRPDMVEKAIPPDYALSSHVAALGLVFSNGSALPEPFANGAFIGEHGSWNRSSFNGYKVVYVPFENGRPAGKAQDVVTGFIEGDQARGRPVGVAIDGTGALLVADDAGNTVWRVAGADGRVTPSPVGTDGQGDSAVTSEASPPAGETGGTSGRAAPPATGATPPEPPQTDVAPATLPRATEQGSPEPQQ from the coding sequence ATGAATAGCTCTGCCTTCTTCCGTGCAAGATTCCTCATCGGAACCGGCGTTCTCCTCCTGGCGCTCGCAGGCTGCAGCGATGACGGCGCGGATTTCGATGTTTCGCAGCAGATCGGCCCCGATCCGGTCTTGCCGGAACCGACATCGGAACTCATGCCGGACATGAAAATCGCCGAGGTCGTCGGCTGGCAGGACGGCACGACACCGAGCGTTCCCGACAATCTCGTCATTGCCGCCTACGCGAAGGACCTTGCCAATCCGAGGACCGTCCATACGCTGCCGAACGACGACGTTCTCGTCGTTCAATCGCGCGAACCCTCGGGCAAGCCTATAGAGCGGCCGAAGGACATGATCCGGGGTTGGATCATGTCCATGACCCACGGCGGTGGTGCCGGCCCCCAAAAGGAAAGCAATCTGATCACGCTGCTCCGCGACACCGATCGCGACGGAACGGTGGACGAACGCCACGACCTGCTGACAGGGCTCAATTCTCCTTTCGGAGTGGCGTGGCACGACGGAACGCTGTACGTGGCTGCGGCCGATGCAATCCTCGCCTATCCCTATCAGCTCGGGCAGGCGGAGATCACCGGCGAGCCGCGGGTTCTAACACCGCTTCCTGGTGGCCCGATCAACCATCACTGGACCAAGGATCTGGCCCTCAGCCCCGACGGGCGCTACCTCTATGCCTCCGTCGGTTCCAACTCCAACGTGGCCGAGCGCGGGCTCGAGGCCGAAAAGGGCCGCGCGGCGATCTGGCAGGTAGATCGGGAAACGGGTGCGGCCCGCGTCTTCGCGTCCGGCCTTCGCAACCCGAACGGGTTGATCTTCCATCCGGAGACCGGCGTGCTCTGGACGGTCGTCAACGAGCGTGACGAGCTGGGGCCGAATCTGGTGCCGGACTACATGACCTCGGTGCAGGAAGGCGCTTTCTACGGCTGGCCATGGAGCTATTACGGCGCCCATGTGGACGAGCGGGTCCATCCGCCGCGGCCCGACATGGTCGAGAAAGCGATCCCCCCGGACTATGCTCTTTCCAGCCACGTCGCCGCCCTGGGCCTGGTCTTCTCCAACGGCTCCGCCTTGCCGGAGCCCTTCGCCAACGGCGCCTTCATAGGCGAGCACGGCAGCTGGAACCGCAGCAGCTTCAACGGCTACAAGGTCGTCTATGTCCCATTCGAAAACGGCCGGCCGGCCGGGAAGGCTCAGGACGTCGTGACCGGCTTCATCGAAGGCGATCAGGCTCGCGGTCGTCCGGTCGGCGTTGCGATCGACGGGACCGGGGCGCTGCTTGTGGCCGACGACGCCGGCAACACCGTCTGGCGCGTCGCCGGAGCCGACGGCAGGGTCACACCGAGCCCTGTCGGTACGGACGGACAGGGGGATAGCGCGGTCACCAGTGAAGCCAGCCCGCCAGCGGGTGAGACAGGAGGGACATCCGGACGGGCCGCTCCTCCCGCAACTGGTGCCACGCCTCCGGAGCCGCCGCAGACCGATGTCGCGCCGGCTACTCTGCCGAGGGCTACGGAACAGGGATCACCGGAGCCACAGCAATAA
- a CDS encoding cytochrome c oxidase assembly protein: MGPLATHMAVHILLMNLAAPLAAVAMTWGRPQRREIAGWALPLATLAQIAALWAWHAPPFLKRALEFPTVHLLMNASLFLTAFLFWRAVLLLHGKRSWQPIVALLMTSKLYCLLAVLFVFAPRALYPAFAASHTAHATGTLNATLADQQLAGLIMLVACPVTYVLAGIVIAARWLLTMEEDDAGSRAGAAAWT; the protein is encoded by the coding sequence ATGGGGCCGTTGGCGACGCATATGGCAGTGCACATCCTGCTGATGAACCTCGCCGCGCCCTTGGCTGCAGTCGCAATGACTTGGGGTCGGCCGCAGCGGCGGGAAATCGCCGGGTGGGCTCTGCCGCTTGCGACACTTGCGCAGATCGCCGCCCTCTGGGCCTGGCATGCGCCGCCATTTCTCAAGCGGGCCCTGGAATTTCCCACAGTTCATTTGCTCATGAATGCCAGCCTGTTCCTGACCGCATTCCTGTTCTGGCGGGCGGTCCTGCTTCTTCATGGCAAGCGTTCCTGGCAACCGATCGTTGCCCTTCTGATGACCAGCAAGCTCTATTGTCTTCTCGCCGTACTCTTCGTCTTCGCGCCGCGAGCGCTCTACCCCGCTTTCGCTGCATCCCACACGGCGCATGCAACTGGAACCCTGAACGCAACTTTGGCCGATCAGCAGCTCGCGGGGCTTATCATGCTGGTCGCCTGTCCTGTGACCTATGTTCTCGCAGGGATCGTGATTGCCGCGCGCTGGCTTTTGACGATGGAGGAAGACGATGCCGGATCCAGAGCAGGTGCAGCAGCGTGGACCTGA
- a CDS encoding c-type cytochrome, whose protein sequence is MRLARYFAVASALALQGCAGLQSALDPSGAEAERIGTLSWLLILFSTAILVGVCLITAVALFGGERWRARIAGERVVIGGGLVFPILALSILLGYGFYLMAPGTTAARSQGGLRIEVVGERWWWRVTYVDETGRRIESANEIRLPVGRPVELELTSADVIHSFWVPRLAGKLDMIPGHTNTLTLQATKAGISRGQCAEYCGGPHAFMSFYVIAMPEDQFSSWLAGEAGDASAAKQDQAAGQALFLSSGCAACHRVRGTDARGTIGPDLTHVGSRHSLAAATLENDVAAFVRWIRDGQHVKPENLMPPYEIFTDDELRQLAAYLDQLR, encoded by the coding sequence ATGAGGCTCGCCCGATATTTCGCGGTGGCAAGCGCTCTCGCGCTGCAGGGCTGCGCCGGGCTGCAGTCCGCGCTCGATCCTTCCGGAGCGGAAGCCGAGCGCATCGGCACGCTCAGTTGGCTGCTGATTCTGTTCTCTACCGCCATTCTCGTCGGGGTCTGCCTGATCACGGCGGTCGCGCTTTTCGGCGGTGAGCGCTGGCGTGCCCGCATCGCGGGCGAAAGGGTGGTCATCGGTGGCGGTCTCGTTTTCCCGATCCTCGCTCTCAGCATCCTGCTGGGCTACGGCTTCTATCTTATGGCGCCCGGCACCACTGCGGCCCGTTCGCAGGGCGGATTGCGCATCGAGGTCGTGGGCGAGCGCTGGTGGTGGCGGGTGACCTATGTCGACGAGACCGGTCGCCGCATCGAGAGCGCCAACGAAATCAGGCTGCCTGTCGGGCGGCCGGTGGAATTGGAACTGACATCGGCAGACGTTATTCACAGCTTCTGGGTGCCGCGGCTCGCCGGCAAGCTCGACATGATCCCCGGCCATACCAACACGCTGACGCTTCAAGCGACGAAGGCCGGCATCAGTCGCGGCCAATGTGCGGAATATTGCGGCGGGCCGCATGCCTTCATGTCCTTTTACGTGATCGCCATGCCCGAAGATCAGTTTTCCTCCTGGCTGGCAGGTGAGGCCGGCGACGCCTCGGCTGCGAAACAGGATCAGGCCGCAGGGCAGGCGCTGTTCCTCTCCTCCGGCTGTGCCGCATGCCACCGGGTCCGCGGCACGGATGCCCGGGGTACGATCGGCCCCGATCTCACGCATGTGGGCAGCCGGCACTCGCTTGCAGCTGCCACGCTCGAGAACGATGTCGCCGCCTTCGTCCGCTGGATCCGCGACGGCCAGCACGTGAAGCCGGAAAATCTGATGCCGCCATACGAGATCTTCACCGACGACGAATTGCGGCAGCTCGCCGCCTATCTGGACCAGTTGAGGTGA
- a CDS encoding c-type cytochrome: MDLRNLHWTAVAKIVGVGAVLLVTAGVVFVWSGVYNVAASKDHLRITTWILTLIRERSIANRSFTIEVPPLDDDGMIRLGASHFEGACVACHNRPGEEINPIVSGMLPPPPDLMDIGKRRPPEEIFWIVKHGLKYTGMPAWPNTRRDDEVWAVTAFLASLPATAGNYLDLAGLTRSQASRDEGSVSGSALTACGRCHEREGTGTNGDRVPRLAGLPEAYLLRSLQEYAQGARASGAMEPVADLLSEDAMRELAAHYSALQPTAGNQSASPDPEQLRRGEAIARRGIAHQGVPACLSCHSGRQSPQFPVLAGQHAEYIEEQIRLWRRGGRIGTPYGRIMTAVAGALDEAQIEDVAAYLGSLPPGSATAPMTEANR; the protein is encoded by the coding sequence GTGGACCTGAGAAACCTTCACTGGACGGCCGTTGCGAAAATCGTCGGGGTCGGCGCCGTGCTGCTCGTGACCGCGGGCGTCGTGTTCGTCTGGTCCGGCGTCTACAACGTCGCGGCCTCCAAGGACCACCTGCGGATTACGACATGGATCCTGACGCTGATCCGCGAACGATCGATCGCCAACCGAAGCTTTACGATCGAAGTTCCGCCGCTCGATGACGATGGCATGATCCGACTCGGGGCATCCCATTTCGAAGGTGCGTGCGTAGCGTGCCACAACCGCCCCGGCGAAGAGATAAATCCGATCGTCAGCGGCATGCTGCCCCCGCCTCCGGATCTGATGGACATCGGCAAGCGCCGTCCGCCGGAGGAGATCTTCTGGATCGTCAAGCACGGCCTCAAATATACCGGCATGCCGGCATGGCCGAATACCCGGCGCGACGACGAAGTCTGGGCCGTCACGGCATTCCTCGCAAGCCTGCCCGCAACGGCAGGCAATTATCTCGACCTGGCAGGCCTCACGCGCAGCCAGGCGAGTAGAGATGAGGGATCCGTGAGCGGCAGCGCCTTGACCGCCTGCGGGCGCTGCCATGAACGCGAAGGCACAGGCACGAACGGCGACCGTGTCCCGCGGCTCGCGGGACTTCCCGAAGCCTATCTCCTGCGCAGTCTCCAGGAATATGCGCAGGGTGCCCGGGCGAGCGGTGCCATGGAACCGGTCGCCGACCTTCTGTCAGAGGACGCCATGCGGGAGCTGGCAGCGCATTACTCCGCACTTCAGCCAACCGCCGGAAACCAATCGGCGTCACCTGACCCTGAGCAACTCAGGCGCGGCGAAGCCATAGCCAGGCGCGGCATCGCGCATCAGGGCGTACCGGCCTGCCTGAGCTGCCATTCCGGACGTCAATCGCCGCAGTTTCCGGTCCTCGCCGGCCAGCATGCCGAGTACATAGAGGAGCAGATACGGCTCTGGCGGCGCGGCGGGCGGATCGGGACCCCCTATGGGAGGATCATGACGGCGGTTGCCGGCGCACTGGACGAAGCGCAGATCGAAGACGTCGCCGCCTATCTGGGTTCGCTGCCTCCGGGAAGCGCCACGGCGCCGATGACGGAGGCGAACCGATGA